The Thermococcus thermotolerans genome contains a region encoding:
- a CDS encoding DUF655 domain-containing protein, translating into MDRYRRHSYRESLEKKRRNVEYEEYAYVLDYLPEGYTDLSTGRRSGKPVAQVIGEKAFTLLEVAPKEDLMLYERVFIGKGQRDKILMINRKIHYDDLTATAKAELPYVVEEIVKNNEERFIQFFNVAPPITNRLHSLELLPGIGKKHMWEILDERKKEPFKSFEDLRHRVKGLPDPAKMIAKRVVDELEGKDRYRLFVGSRRIFRV; encoded by the coding sequence TACAGGGAAAGCCTCGAAAAGAAGAGGCGGAATGTTGAGTATGAGGAGTATGCCTACGTGCTGGACTATCTGCCGGAGGGATACACTGATTTAAGCACCGGAAGGAGAAGCGGGAAGCCCGTGGCGCAGGTTATAGGTGAAAAGGCTTTCACACTCCTTGAGGTTGCTCCCAAGGAGGACCTCATGCTCTATGAAAGGGTTTTCATCGGTAAGGGGCAGAGGGATAAGATTCTCATGATAAACAGAAAGATCCACTACGATGACCTCACTGCCACCGCTAAAGCCGAACTGCCGTACGTTGTTGAGGAGATAGTCAAGAATAATGAGGAGCGCTTTATCCAGTTCTTCAACGTCGCTCCCCCCATAACCAACAGACTCCACAGTCTAGAACTGCTTCCGGGCATAGGGAAGAAGCACATGTGGGAAATACTCGACGAGCGCAAAAAGGAACCATTCAAAAGCTTCGAGGATCTCCGTCACCGTGTCAAGGGTCTCCCGGATCCGGCGAAAATGATAGCCAAGAGAGTCGTCGATGAACTCGAAGGTAAGGACAGATACAGACTCTTCGTCGGTTCAAGGAGGATATTCCGCGTATGA